The Osmerus eperlanus chromosome 9, fOsmEpe2.1, whole genome shotgun sequence genomic sequence TCGACATGGACACCAAGAACTTCAtcaagaggtggtggtgggggggagggatctATATGACTGTAGTGTAACAGGATGAAGGCCCACTGAGATGCTGAACTGAGCTACCTTTCCAGCAGCGCTATTTGAATGTCACATTGGATAAAAGCTTGTGCTAAATGAGCaactgtgtaaatgtgtgtgtcgtCCGCCCCCCCCGTCCCCAGGATGGATGATTTCTACTTCCTGACGGAGCCCGAGGACTTCATCGGCTCCCACTTCCCCGACGAGCAACGCTGGCAGCTGCTGGACGCCCCCCTCGCCCTGGAGGACTTTGAGAGGAGCGTCTTCAGGACCTCTCGCTTCTACACCCTGGGCCTCAGTCTGATCCACCCCCGGCACGCCCTCATCCTCACGGGTGAGAGAGCCCTCCGGACACTGGGGTACCCAGCTGTGTTTCCCGTGCTGTGTTCTCCTAGCTGACGGcacctgtgtctgcctgctcccACAGAGGAGGGCGAGGCCTCGGTGAGCGTGGGCTCCAAGCGGCCCGTGAGCTTCACTTACGAGGTGGCTCCGATGGGTGGCCGGGACGAGGGCATGGCGGGGCCGCGGCAGAGTGTGGGGGAGGCCCCTGAGGAGGCCAGCTGGGGCCTGCTGACAGTGACCCCCCGAGGGATGAAGCTGCACCTTCTGCCCCCTGCCAGCGGCACGTACAGGGTGAAGCTCTTCGCCAGGCCTGCCGACGCCGACGCCACCTTCCTCTGGGTGTGCTCCTTCACCCTGCAGTGCCCCGTGGCCAGGGCCCGCGAGGAGATCCCAGACAaccccttcctgtcctgggGCCTGCAGCCCTCCGCTGGGGCTCTGGGAGTGGAGGCCTGCAGCCAGTGCAGCCAGGTGGctgagctggagggggggcgcCTGGAGCTGGTGCTGCAGACCTCCAGGCCCCTCATGCTGCTGTGGGAGCTGGCCCACCCCGGCCTGGAGCCGGCGCTGAGCAGACGCTGCCTGGCCGCCCAGGTGGAGCCCCAGCGCCTCACCTGCCACGTGCTCTGCCCTCGCACCGGCTTCTACCGCCTGTCCTTGTTCCTGCGCGACTACGAGAAGACGGACGGGGAGTTCCAGAACGCCGGTAACTTCCTGCTGCACTGCGCCCGCGGGGCGGTCGGCCTCGACGAGCTGTTCCCCCCGAGCCTGTCGTCCTGCTGCGGACCGGGCACACGCACGCTGGCGGCCGGCCTCTCCAGGTTCAGCCACGCGGGGGCGCTGGTGAGCACACAGCAGGGGAGGTGCAACCTCACCTTCCACACCCGGGCAGACCTGGAGCTGCACGCCACTCTGAGCCGAGAGGAGAGCCCGCCCCCGGCCCCGCCGCTGAGCCGCCATCTCCTCTGCACCTACACAGACAGCAAGGTGACGCTGAGCGCCAGCCTGCCCCGCCCCGGGGTCTACCGGCTGGGGCTGTACGCCAGGGACGGCCCTGAAGGAGACTTCCGCCCCCTGTGTGACTTTGTCCTGAAGAACGGCAGCCAGCAGCCCGGCCCGCCCTTCCCCTGCGTGTTCGCCGCCTGGAGGAGGGGCTGCGTGCTCCTGGAGCCGCGGTCCGGACGGCTGGAGGAGGCCGCCGGGTCCTGGGTCCGCTTCAGGGTGAAGGTGCCCGGGGCGCGGCGGGTGGCCGTGCTGGGGGGGGAAGGCACGGCGGAGCTGAGGCAGAACAGGAGccgggtgtgggagggggaggtgctcACGGGGAGCGGCCAATCGCAGCTCAGGCTGGTCGCCGTCACAGGGGAATCCGCGGACACGGCAGTCCTTCTGACCTTCGACATCCATGAACAGCAGAAGGAGGAAGGATGAGAAGGGAGCTGGACGACAGAAGACTCTCACACGGCGCTCAAGGCATCATGTATCGTGTCTGTGGTTTGGAAATAATTGGGGCGGTTTTTCAAATCTTTTTCAATAAACGTCTAAACGTGTGAAGTTGACTGGTGTGAAAGCCTGGCCTCTGTCCACAGTCCTTCAGACCGAAGTGTGTCCGGTAGGTTGAGCAGCGTGGGTTAGCGACCTGCAGCGCTGCAGAGGGATGAAGCTGCACAGTGACGGAGCACCAGAAGCAGGAGGTGTGTTTACACGCTGCTGTCATAACAGCCCAGAAATAGCCCCAGC encodes the following:
- the ky gene encoding kyphoscoliosis peptidase; protein product: MSEVIIQKFSFPFSCSSQPCQPEATPTKSPARPTVPSTQSPSQEERLNHRSLLDPAQLSQPRTAGGLQNGTPGGSEPAPAEGGPPPPSSQVPQLVPRGSSPRPGVLEPQAEGAEDQRPAAKRQLSSDSSARTVGVLKKTALRKAGEARPGPPPRARGLQGPEGSISRGRRKDLGPSTGVFLRVDAHAFQAGMELKEQCVCSVATIARSITQGGWGELERLRAIWVWLCNNIEYDLSGYLGQTEKLCSPEEVVAAGRAVCGGYASLCLALCREVGVQCQQVPGFSKGIGYQQGRSLRGTRSDHMWNAVQLGGCWFLLDACWGAGRVDMDTKNFIKRMDDFYFLTEPEDFIGSHFPDEQRWQLLDAPLALEDFERSVFRTSRFYTLGLSLIHPRHALILTEEGEASVSVGSKRPVSFTYEVAPMGGRDEGMAGPRQSVGEAPEEASWGLLTVTPRGMKLHLLPPASGTYRVKLFARPADADATFLWVCSFTLQCPVARAREEIPDNPFLSWGLQPSAGALGVEACSQCSQVAELEGGRLELVLQTSRPLMLLWELAHPGLEPALSRRCLAAQVEPQRLTCHVLCPRTGFYRLSLFLRDYEKTDGEFQNAGNFLLHCARGAVGLDELFPPSLSSCCGPGTRTLAAGLSRFSHAGALVSTQQGRCNLTFHTRADLELHATLSREESPPPAPPLSRHLLCTYTDSKVTLSASLPRPGVYRLGLYARDGPEGDFRPLCDFVLKNGSQQPGPPFPCVFAAWRRGCVLLEPRSGRLEEAAGSWVRFRVKVPGARRVAVLGGEGTAELRQNRSRVWEGEVLTGSGQSQLRLVAVTGESADTAVLLTFDIHEQQKEEG